The following proteins are encoded in a genomic region of Phragmites australis chromosome 9, lpPhrAust1.1, whole genome shotgun sequence:
- the LOC133929599 gene encoding uncharacterized protein LOC133929599 produces MIEDQGVWEAIQPAASEAVDEKKDKKERSHLFQALLEDLLTQVARKKRLGRRSRIVSRQGETLDDAALVKKLFDAVPDRFLSVIAEIEQFYDLDKMSFEEAEWQARQKKDGGNSSSSNKGKSHLAAESSNRDRAGRGHGRGRGRGGHGGMSRNNEESCSGGGRRNKSHIKCFNCHKMGYYANECKAPKKKEEETHLTRDDDTEPALLLVVSEEPAQEQQHQRGAVLLNEEKLKPELRDTTEGVSSSKVWYLDNGASNHITSDKEKFRELDEGVTGKVKFGDGSTVKIIGLGSVVFSCKNGD; encoded by the exons ATGATAGAAGATCAAGGCGTCTGGGAAGCAATCCAGCCAGCGGCCAGTGAGGCCGTCGACGAGAAGAAAGACAAAAAGGAGAGGTCACATCTCttccaagcgctcctggaggatcTCCTGACGCAGGtggcaagaaaaaaaaggctGGGAAGGAGGTCTAGGAttgtctcaagacaag GGGAGACGCTCGACGACGCTGCATTGGTCAAAAAGTTGTTCGATGCTGTGCCGGATCGATTCCTGAGTGTGATCGCCGAGATCGAGCAATTCTACGACCTCGACAAGATGTCGTTCGAGGAA GCCGAGTGGCAGGCGCGACAAAAGAAGGATGGTGGcaactcctcatcaagcaacaagggcAAATCCCACCTTGCCGCAGAAAGCAGCAACCGCGACCGGGCTGGTCGTGGACATGGCAGAGGCCGTGGCAGAGGTGGTCATGGCGGGATGTCGCGCAACAACGAGGAGAGCTGCTCGGGTGGCGGTCGccgcaacaagagccacatcaagtgctTCAATTGCCACAAGATGGGGTACTACGCGAACGAGTGCAAGGCAccgaagaagaaagaagaggagaCTCATCTCACTCGTGATGACGACACCGAGCCGGCCCTGCTACTCGTGGTGTCAGAAGAGCCAGCACAGGAACAGCAGCACCAGCGGGGAGCTGTACTGCTGAATGAGGAAAAGTTGAAGCCGGAACTACGCGACACAACGGAGGGAGTCTCCAGCTCTAAGGTCTGGTACCTTGACAATGGGGCCAGTAATCACATTACCAgtgacaaagagaagttcagGGAGCTGGACGAAGGTGTCACTGGCAAGGTGAAATTCGGGGATGGTTCCACGGTGAAGATCATAGGCTTAGGGTCTGTCGTGTTCAGCTGCAAGAACGGCGACTAG